Genomic window (Verrucomicrobiia bacterium):
AAGAAGACGGCGACGATTGACGGCCAAACTTTTGCGGAAGGTGATTTTCTTTCCATTGACGGCACTTCGGGCGCCGTTTATGCCGGACAGATTAAAACCGCGCCGTCCGAGATCATCGCGGGTCTGTTGCACGATGATCAGGCCGCTCGCAAGACGGAAAAGTATCGGAACTACATCCAGTTGATGAATTGGTGCAAGAAAGCCACCCGGCTCTCCGTGCGTACCAATGCCGATACGCCCGAGCAGGCATCACAAGCCGTGGCGTTTGGCGCCGAGGGCATCGGGTTGACGCGCACCGAGCACATGTTCTTCGAGGGCAATCGCATTGATTCCATGCGCGAGATGATTCTGGCGGACACCTCGGCCGCGCGCGAAGCGGCCCTGACGAAACTGCTGCCGTTTCAGCGCGAGGACTTCTACGGCATTTTCAAGGCGCTGAAAGGTCATCCGGCCACCATCCGTTTCCTTGATCCGCCGCTGCACGAGTTCCTGCCGCAGTCCAAGGAACAGCAAATGGATTTTGCCCGCAAACGGGGCATCACCGTCGAGAAGATCATGAACCGCGTGAACGAGTTGCATGAGTTCAATCCGATGCTGGGCTTCCGTGGTTGTCGTCTGGGAATCCGGTATCCGGAAATCACCCGCATGCAGGCACGCGCGGTGCTTGAAGCCGCCGCCGACGCGACGAAGGACGGCTACAAAGCGAAGCCGGAAATCATGATTCCGCTGGTGGGTTTCAAGCGCGAACTTGATCTGCAGGTGGCCATCGTTCACGAAGTGGCCGCGCAGGTGCAGAAGGAAAAGAAGGTCAAGATCAACTATTCCGTCGGCACGATGATTGAAATTCCGCGAGGCGCGCTCACCGCCGATGAAATCGCGCAAACCGCCGAGTTCTTCAGCTTCGGCACGAACGACCTCACGCAGACCTGCCTCGGCATGTCCCGCGATGACTCGGGCACGTTCCTCGGCGCTTACACCGAGAACGAAATCGTGAAGAAAAATCCGTTTGCTTCGGTGGATCAGACCGGGGTGGGGCAACTCATGCAAATCGCCGTCGAGAAGGGACGCCGCACGCGTCCGGGCATCAAGCTCGGCATCTGCGGCGAACACGGTGGCGACCCCGATTCCGTGAAATTCTGCCATCGGCTCGGCCTGTCCTATGTTAGCTGTTCGCCCTACCGCGTGCCCGTGGCGCGTTTATCCGCCGCGCAAGCCGCTGTCGAAGAGAAGCGCCAGACGAAGGCGAAGGCGAAGAAAAAGAAATAAATTGTCGCATTGCACTGGTAGCGTTGCTCCATGAGCGACGTCATCTGGCGATGAAGTTTGGCGGTGGTCGCAGGCCGCCGCTACAAGGCCGCTACAATCAAGCCGCTCCGGGCAACCGGGGCGGCTTGGCATTTTCCGTAGCGATGCTGGACACCCTCTTTCGCTTCTGAAAGACTGCCCGGGCGTGAAACAATCAATCGTCACTTTGGATATGGAAGGCGTGTTGACGCCGGAAATCTGGATCGCCGTCGCCGAGAAAACCGGCATCCCGGAATTGCGTCGCACCACGCGCGACGAGCCGGATTACGACCGGTTGATGAATTACCGCATCAACCTTCTCGATCAGCACCACATCACGTTGTCCACCATCCAGGAAGTCATCGGCACGCTCAAACCTCTGCCGGGGGCGTTGGAGTTTCTTGACGCGCTCCGGACCCTGACGCAGGTCATCATTTTATCAGACACGTTTGAGCAATTCGCTCAACCGCTCATGAAACAACTTCATTGGCCGACGTTGTTTTGTCATCGGTTGATCGTGGCGAATGATCGGATCACCGGCTATCAATTGCGTCAGCCCAATCAAAAGCAGAAGTCCGTCGCGGCGCTCAAGTCGTTGAACTATCGAGTGATTTCAGCCGGGGATTCCTACAATGACACGGCGATGCTGGGCGAAGCTGACGTGGCGTTTCTCATTCACGCGCCGGAAAATGTGAAACGCGATTTCCCGCAATTCACGCCGATGGAGTCGCACGCGGAATTGCTGCAACACATCAAGGAGGCGCTCTAATGCCAACGCACCGTGGCTCGATCCGAATTTTTTCGTTTCTGGGCATTGACGTTTATCTGCATTGGTCGTGGTTCTTTGTGGCGTTGTATGGCATTTACTATCGCACGCACGAATACAGTTCTCTGGGGTGGAACGGTCTGGAATACCTTGCGCTGTTTGCTTTGGTGTTGCTTCACGAGTTCGGCCATCAACTGGCCTGTCGCCAGGTTGGCGGGGTGACGCACGATATCATCCTCTGGCCGCTGGGCGGGGTGGCTTACGTTTCACCTCCGCAACGGCCGGGCGCGCAACTCTGGAGCATTGCTGCCGGACCGTTGGTTAATGTGGCGTTGACTCCGCTCCTGTTGGGATTGGTGTTGCTGAGCCGCCAGTTGGGTTGGGGCGCTTCGTTGCCGGACCTCAACACGCTTTTGCACATTATCCTGTATATCAACGTCGGGCTTTTGGTTTTCAATCTACTGCCCATCTATCCCCTGGACGG
Coding sequences:
- a CDS encoding site-2 protease family protein, whose product is MPTHRGSIRIFSFLGIDVYLHWSWFFVALYGIYYRTHEYSSLGWNGLEYLALFALVLLHEFGHQLACRQVGGVTHDIILWPLGGVAYVSPPQRPGAQLWSIAAGPLVNVALTPLLLGLVLLSRQLGWGASLPDLNTLLHIILYINVGLLVFNLLPIYPLDGGQILRSLLWYGLGRAYSLQAACIIGFVGAAGIVVLAVLLQSVWIGIMAAFLVINCWRGLQQALVLTKLAKIPRRAGYACPSCLTAPVAGQYWNCGRCGQTFDTFETRAVCPQCGAHYDLTQCLDCGTTRPFHEWVAPTSHDR
- the thrH gene encoding bifunctional phosphoserine phosphatase/homoserine phosphotransferase ThrH; the protein is MEGVLTPEIWIAVAEKTGIPELRRTTRDEPDYDRLMNYRINLLDQHHITLSTIQEVIGTLKPLPGALEFLDALRTLTQVIILSDTFEQFAQPLMKQLHWPTLFCHRLIVANDRITGYQLRQPNQKQKSVAALKSLNYRVISAGDSYNDTAMLGEADVAFLIHAPENVKRDFPQFTPMESHAELLQHIKEAL